TGCCAACGGCTGTTCGGTTACCGCAACGGCTACTGTTACCACTTCTTCCGTTCCTGCTCTTACACTTTCAAACGTTGATGTAACGTGTAATGGAGGAAACAATGGTTCAGCTACGGCCACAGCAACCGGCAATGGTCCCTTCACGTATGCATGGTTACCTTCCGGTGGTTCGAATGCTGCAGCAACAGGACTTAGTGCAGGAATATATACCTGTACTGTTACGGATGCCAACGGGTGTACTGTAAGTCAAACAGTGAGTATTACCCAACCCGCGCCAATGAGCGTTTCCGCATCCGCAACGCTCACAACGATAGGGCAGGGAGGAGCAAGCCAGTTGACGGTGGTGGGAGGAATTACCTGGCTGTGGAATCCGGCAGCGGGATTATCCTGTACCACTTGTCAGTCGCCCGTCGCAAGTCCAACCGTAACCACCACCTATTGCGTAACAGCAACGGATGCGGGCGGCTGTACCGCCTCTGCGTGTGTTACGATCAGTGTGGATGTGCCCTGCGGAACGGAGATTCTCGAAACATTGATGCCAACGGCATTTTCTCCGAACAACGATGGAAGAAACGACGAGCTTTGTGTTCCGCAAAATTTATGTATAGAATCGTTTAATCTGAAGATATACGATCGCTGGGGAGAGAAAGTGTTCGAGACAGAAAACATAGCGGATTGTTGGGATGGGAAATACAAGGGCAAAGAGTTGAACACTACGGCGTTTGTTTATCATTTCGTGGCCACATTGAGCAATGGGGAGCAATTCGAACAAAAAGGAAACATCACACTCGTCCGATGAGATCGACCTTTTTTCTACTGGTCACTTCCTTCTGCCTGTTTCCGGCTCGTTATTACGCTCAGGATGTTCACTTTTCTCAATACACCTTCTCTTCTCTGCAAATAAATCCGGCAAACACCGCGGTATCCAAGGATCTGATCGCCACATTGCAGCATAAGGAGCAGTGGAGAAGTGTGAATGCTTTTCGCACTTCCGCCGGATCTTTTGAAATGAAGTTTAACCAGAAGCGCTGGACCCGGATTCAAAAGATGACCAGCACGTTCAAAAAGAAACTGGTTAAAGGATTAGCGTGGGGGCTTCAGGGGTTTACCGATAAAGCCGGGGATGGAGGGATCAAACATACGCGCGTCAACAGTTCGCTGGCTTACCATGTTCTGCTGGATCCGAACAATACCCTCTCAGCCGGCTTCTCCGGCGGGTTTTCACAACGTAGTCTGACCACTGACGGATTACGGTGGAATTCCCAGTACACGAACGGCGTATATAATTCATCCCAGTTGTCCGGTGAAAGCATTTCATCAGGAAGTCTTTTCTTTTTTGATTTTGGCGCGGGTTTACTCTGGAATTATGGAGACGCCGCACGGTATATGACCTCCAACGACCATAAGCATTTTAGTGCCGGCATCAGTGTTGATCATCTGAACCGGCCGGTCTGCTCTTTTTTAGGCAGCGGCGAACGTTTAAACCGGCGCTGGACGGCAACACTGGGATCCGTTTTCGGAATCCCAAACAGCCCTTATTCTCTTTGCCCCTCTGTTTTATTTATGCAGCAGGGAGCGCTGAAGGAATTAACCGGCGGGCTGCTTTTGAAGTACAAGTTCAGAGAGGAGTCAAAATATACCGGAAATGTAAAAGGGGCAGCGGTGTCGCTGGGTTGCTTTTACCGGAATAAAGATGCGGTGATTCCCATGATCTTAATCGAACTGGATGCGTATTCCCTGGGTATCTCCTACGATACCAATATTTCCGGTCTAACTTCTGTCACACAGGGCCGCGGCGGATTCGAAATCAGCCTGAGATTTTCCACCCCCAGCCCTTTTTTGTATCAGAATGTGAAGTCGAGGATATGAAGAAGCATTTCCGTATTCACCTGTTTATAGTACTATTCGCCTTTCCGCTTGTCCTTCGCCCTTCATCCTTCGAACTCTTCGTTCTTGGTACAGCACAGGACGGCGGCCGGCCGCATACCGGATGCGTCAAAACGTGCTGTACGAATGTAAACGAGAGGGATTATGTTGTTTCCCTGGCTCTGGCTGATCATGTCAGCAAAAAATGGTGGTTGTTTGAAGCTACACCGGATATCAGAGAACAACTGGAACTTTTTCAGACACTGACCGAAAAAAAATTCAACTATTTGCCGGATGGGATTTTCATTACCCATGCACATATCGGCCATTATACCGGCCTGATGCAATTCGGAAGAGAGGTGATGAATACCAAAGATCTTCCGGTTTATGTACTTCCCAAAATGGCACAGTTCCTGCGTACCAACGGACCCTGGAGTCAGCTGGATTCTTTGAAAAATATCTCTATTACCGAAATGAAGGAAGATTCAGCGATCTCACCGGTAGCCGGATTCCGGATTAAGGCGTGGATGGTTCCGCACCGGGACGAATTTTCGGAGACAGCAGGATTCAGTTTTTGTTTTGACACCACGGATGTTTTGTTTATCCCCGATATTGATAAATGGGAAAAATGGGATCAGGATATTGTAAAAATGGTAAAGGAACATGATCACGCCCTCCTGGATGCCACGTTCTACGATGCGAATGAATTGCCCGGGCGCGATATAAAAACTATTCCTCATCCCCTGGTAAGTGAAACGATGACCTTGTTCAAAGATGAATCTGCGGCTACAAAAGCCAAGGTGGTGTTCATCCATTTTAACCATACCAACCTGCTGCTCAGAGATGCTAAGGAGAGGGCGAAAGTGTTGAAAGCCGGTTTTCGAATAGCCGGACAAGCAGGGAAGATTCTTTAACAGGTTCCGTGTACCTGATCGGGCATTTATTTAGTCAGTTTGGCTTCCAATGAAGCCCATCCGCCTCCGTTATACACTTCATATCCTTTCGCCGAGAGAACTCCTTTTGCCTGAGCGCTGCGCATCCCGGAGGCGCATACAGTAATCACCGGTGTATCTTTCCGGATCTTTTTTATGCGCGAATGAAGATCCTGAAGAGGAATGTTAACGGAACCTTTGATATGACCGTTGGAAAATTCACGGGGCGACCGTACATCAATGATCTGCGCACCACGATCCATTAAACCGGGAAAATTAATTTTCGGTCCCAGACCGAGAAGTTGTGTCAGAAAGCTCATTTTTCTTTTTCTTTTTCGTGCTGTCCCAGGATAGTATCAGCCCCAGCAACGCACCGTATCCCATGCTGTTGTACGGATTGGAGGTAATGGCACAGCTTCCACTGCTGCACCCTATAAAATACCAGTAAGCCCAACCTCCGGAAATACCTATAGTTACCGCGAGGAGAATCCATTTGAAACGGAGAAGAGTAGTTCTCATAGCACAAAGTTAGTAATCCTAACCATATAATGCAACTAGATCTGAATCCCCATAACTAACACATCGTCAATTTGTTCCAGTGGACCTCGCCACTTTTCAAAGTAAGTCGCAAGCCTTAACTGTTGTTCGGTCATGGTGAGGGAGGAGGTTTCCTGGAGGAGTGTGCAGAAGTTTCGGAATTTCAACTTTTTACCTTTCTCTCCGCCAAATTGATCGGCATATCCGTCAGTGAATAGATAGAGAATACTTTTTCCGGATGCGTTTATCGTATACAACCGGAAGGGGTTCAGCTTCTCAGACCGCCCGACGGGGATTTTATCATATTCCAGTTCCTGTAGCCCGTTTTCGGTCACTAGCAATGGAGGATTGTTGGCCGCAGCGTATGTAATTTTTCCTGAGCGCGAGAAGCGAACCATTATCCCATCCATCCCATCTTTCACTTCATCGGCTGCTAGGTGCGAAAGCAATCGTTCACGAGTATAGTTGAACACTTCCTCAGGTGAACGAATATCCTTTTCCATGATAGCTTCGTTCATGATGGTGATATTCAGCAAGCTCATGAAAGCGCCTGGTACTCCATGACCGGTGGAGTCGCACACGGCAAGGTAGAAATCTCCCTCTTTTTCCAAAGCCCAGTAAAAATCTCCGGATACAATGTCTTTTGGGAGAAAGAGAATGAAATGAGGCGGAAGATTTTTTTCAAGCAGGGTAGCGGAGGCCAGCAATGCCTGTTGGATCCGTTGTGCGTAAAGAATAGAATCGGTGATCTCCTTATTCTTATGTTCAATGATATCTTTCTGTCCCCGGATCTCTTGTGTAGCCTGTTGGATTTTTTGGTTAAGCTGTCGATTCGCATGTTCTAACCTTCTGCCATTCCACTTTACAATTCCTAATACTAAAAGAAGCCCGCCTGCTGTGAAAAATGCTATTGCCCACCACGTAAAATACCAGGGAGGTAGAATGGTAAATTTGAATTGAATGGGCGTGCTCCAAACCATGGAACGATCCATGGCTCTCACCTGAAAAGTATACTGTCCCGCAGGGAGCGATATAAAATCAAAATCCTGGTTTGTGGTAAGTGTAGACCAGGCAGAATCAATTTCCGGTATCCGGGTTTGATATCGTACCGCCTCCTGGTTGAAATCTGCAATGGCCAAATAAGATATTCGAAATGATTCTCCGGAAGGAAATTGGGTTGGAAAGGAGTCCGGAAATTCTTTACCCGACAAACTCAATGTTGTAAAGTGTAATGTCGGAAATTTAGGTTTGATCTTATCCAGATCGAAAGTGACCAAGTTGGGCCCCCATCCACCTACGAAAGCCTGACCCTGATGCACTACCGCTTTCCATATAAATCCGATGTCTTCGCTTACATCTCCCAATAAGTAGAAGCACGCGTATTCATTGGAATACCGGTAGATCGATGTTCCGGAGCAGAGAATGATTTCATTTGACCCGCGTTCAACATCTGCCAAAGAAATATTTTCTGTTGATAAAGGTTTATTTAAATGAAGTACCCGGATCTCTCCGTTGGTGTAGAGTAAGATTTCTGAGAAGGTTGGAGATCCCGCTTTACCCAGAAAGAAAATCCTGTTGTTACGATCCTGTGCCACATAGGAAATGGCCCTCAGGTTAGGAAACCGGACGGTATCTAACGGAACAGCTGTTCCATGCTGAACCAAAAAAGGGGTTTTATTCTTCACCAGGAAGAGGGTGTATCCAAGGTCCTGAAACCGGGTCACAATTCCATCGGGCAAACCGCTTACTTCCTGAATAGTTCGGTTGTGTCCGGACCAGTAGTAAATTTTTTCATCCGTCGTTAACAGATAGAAGGCATTGTCCGGAGCACTTTGCATCATCCGGATATCTCCGGGGAGGTCTTTCAAAATGATCTCTCTGTTGCCCTTTACATGACGGTAGACCGTGTCATTTTTCTCGGTAAAGAAGATACCTCCATGGCTGGCGGAGAAATGCCGGAAGGTCGAATTTACATTCGTCAGGTTACCCTTCGGATCATAATACCGGAGGAATTGCCTGGCACTATCCGTATCAAATACTCCTCCTGAATCGTCGATATAGACATATTGACCATTTACCAAGCCGGTTTTCTTCCACTCTCCGTTTTTATATTTAAAAACTTCAATATGCTTATTCTCCAATAAGGTAAAAAGGGAAGAGTCGGATGCAGATACACCTTGTGGAGCAAGACCATTGCAGGGTACGGGTGGAATAATTTTTTCACGATTCAATTCGAATGTGACCAATTTCCCCTCTGTTTTCTGCATTTTTTGAACCCATATCACACCTGGTTTTGCCGAATAACATAGGGAGTTGAAGAGTTCGAGGCCGGGATATAATGAATCCTGAACAAAGGCATGACCGTTTTTCAGTACATAGCTGAATGTAGAGGCTGGAGTAAAATCATAGATCCAGACTTCGGGTCCAACGTCAGAATTGAAAAAGCTCTGATCTCCCCCCCCCGAAACCTTACCCAGGGAGAAAAAGTTATTTTTATTCAATTGATACCAACCGGATTGTTGAGTAGCATATAATTCCATCGGTCCCGTTTCCGGAATCGAAGCGAAGTAGTGGTATCCCCCATCATCATCCCCAAGATAATACAACGGGAGGGGAAGCTCACTGAACCCTTTCTTGAAGTCATAAAAGCCGGATTTGTTTTTAAAATCAGAGATGTAGATCCCTTTTTCAAGGAACTTAACAATATTAAACCGCATAGGAATGATTACGGAATCTACTTTTCCATCCTCGCAAACCCACCACTTAGAATAAGCACTTTTTTCTTTGTAGGAAATACCCCACCACATCCGTCCTGATTCATCCAGCTCAAGATTAAATACCGGATTTCGGTTATTGGGATCATACCCTTCCTTGTCGATGATGGCTGATGGATTGATATCAAAATCTGGGGCTACAGGTTCCCATTTACCATTTTTAGCAGCCGGAAAAAACTTGCCCAGCCCTTTGTAGGTAAACACCCAAAGTGCACCGCGTTTGTCCAGACACATTGAAATAACCGAGTCGGAGGGCATGCCGTTTTCACGGCCAAATATTTTTTCAGGTTCTCCATTTACCATTTTGAAAACGCCATTCATACTTCCCATCCAAACTGAGCCTGCAGAATCTTTGAATATAGGTAGGGGATCCCGGTTTGCCCTCCAGGCAGCATGGACGAAGGATAGCCAATGTGATCCGGTTTGTTTCGAGTATATTTTAAAAGTGCTGCCATTAAAGCGAATCAGACGGTCACTTGAGCGATCCACGGAGATCATCCAGGTATACCCCATATTGTCAGTAATACATTGGGATATCGGCTCAAAGCCGTCTGCCCCGGTGTACCTATGTATGTGTATACTATGCTGGGCGGATATGGAAAAAGTTTCCCATAGGATAAATAAGACCACGATCAATCCACTCCTGAGCGAACTCATGGGGAAAAGATACAAAAATCTGTACATTTGCAGGGATGCGAATCTTGCTTCTTCTTTTCATTCCATCCTTGCTCTTTTCCCAATCGGGCTCCCTGATTTCCGAGGATTTTACAAGCTACGATGGCACTTCTTCAACTTCACCGGCCGGCTGGTATTTTAACTCACATGGAAATTACACGTCAACTACCTATTCCGGTGCCAGTGGCCCTAATGCGTACCGCTTAGGAATAGATCAGGCTGAAATTATTTCTCCCGCATTCCAAAATGCAGATTCTCTTCGTTTCTGGCTTAAAGGTGCCGGTACCGATTCATTGAGTTATCTGGTGTTGCTGGAATCTTCAGACAGCATTTCGTGGAATGTTATGGATACAATTCTTCCCATTCCGCTTAGTGCAACAGTGGTGCATTTTCCTATAGATAATGCCAGCAAACACCTGAAATTTATTTACAGAAAATCCGTTGGGAATTGTAGTCTGGACGATCTGGAGATCTTTGCCATTCCAAACAACCCGCTCGGAAAGATCATCGCTTATTTTAACACCCCTGTAGATACCATTCTTGGATTTCCTCCTCATGCCCTTCATGTGAACCAGGGTCTGGATGATACACTGATCGCTTACATCAACCGTTCCCAATCCAGCCTTGACATTGCTGTTTATAATTTTAATCAGTCAGGAAATATTTCCTCCATTGTGAACGCCGTAAATAACGCATTTGCCAGGGGAGTGCAGATCCGTTGGATTTATAACGGATCATCAACCAATAGCGGAATCGCACTTCTTAACCCGGCCATTCAAACGCTGGTGAGTCCTACTACTTCAACCTATGGACTCATGCATCAAAAATTCATGATCATAGATGCTCTGGATATTGATCCTTCAAAGGCCTTTGTTTGGACAGGTTCTATGAACTGGGAAGATCAGCAAATCAACACAGACCATAATAATGTGATCATTGTTCAGGATTTACAATTGGCGAAAGCGTATACCCGGGAATTCAATCAGATGTGGGGAGGGAGTGGACCGATACCGGACATTACCAGGTCACGATTCGGCCCTACAAAATTTGAAAACAACATTCATTATTTTATCATAGGTGGCAGAGTAGTGGAGTTGTATTTTTCTCCTGCTGTCAGCGTGGAATCACCATTGATCAGGACTATTAATTCGGCTGATAATACCTTGTTCTTTGGTGTCTATGCCTTCACCCGGATCCCGGTAGCATCTGCTATTAATAATAGGGTGCCGGCTGTAGGAAACTATGTGTTGGGTATCATGGATCAGTTCAGCGTACCGTATGATGCGGATGACACGCTCAACACGGTGATACCGGGCCAGGTGTTGTTTCACAATGCTTCTCACTTGTTTCATCACAAGTACCTGATCATTGATCCGTGGGATACGCTTTCGGATCCCACAGTAATCACCGGCTCATACAACTGGACTACGGCAGCAGAAACCAAGAATGACGAAAATGTGCTGATCATTCACGATCCATTTATTACCATTCAGTTTTATGAATCTTTTCATGAAGATCTGGAGCAATTGGGAATAGGAATCGGCTGGCAGGAATCTCCTGCGGATGAATTCATAAGGGTATTTCCCAATCCGGCTACAGAAATGATCTATATTGAAAGTTCTTCAAAACTGCACACGCTTAAAGTGCTGGATCTTTCCGGGAGAGCAATTATGCATTTAGCCGGTGAGAGCACCAACTTCTCCATTGATATTTCAAGCTTGCCCCCCGGAATTTACATTCTTGGAATCTCCACCGAAAAGGGTTGGCAGTATAATAAGATTACTATTTCCAGGTAGTCATTAAACAAACAACCCCCGCATTGCTGCGAGGGTTGTTCTGTCCGCCTTGCGGCGGATGGGGATGCGAAAAAAACTCAGAATACAATTAGACGTTTTACCATCTTATTCTCCTTGTTCCGGATGGCGAGCAGATATACTCCCTTGCCGTATTCAGAAATATTGAAATGGCGGTTATATTGCCCGCTGAAGGAAGTGAGCTGCTCGGAAGCAATTACTTGTCCTATAGAATTCAGGATCTCCACAGTATAATCATCCGTATTTCCGGTTTCGAACATCACATCAAATTCTCCGTTATTCGGATTCGGATAAAGATTGAAATCACCGAAATGATATTCATCAAGTCCCACCAGTGTTCCGGTAATGTTGATATTGTCAACATAAATCGCCTGTCCGTAACGTCCGCGGTTGATGAAGGACACCATCACGTTATTACCCACATAGGGCGTCAGTATCACTGTTTCCTGTCTCCATTGGTTGGAGGTCGGAACGAAGATGGCGTTTTGCACATCCACTTGTCCGTTGGTGGAAAGTGTGTTTCCTCCCTTCAGGTAAACCTGGGTCCAGGTTTGTCCGCAGTTGGTAGATACTTTTACCTCCAGTGTATCGGAATACATTACACTTTGGTACAAGCCATAACGTGCGTAGGCCACCCAGAAGGTTAATGTGCAAGCCGACAAAGTAGTGAGGTTCAACTTGGGAGTTCGCATTTCGTCGCGGGTGCCGTTAGCGTCAAGGTTGTAATTGTCATACATGGCACTGGCGGTGCTCGCCTGGCCAACGGTGGCATTGCGCGACCAGTACAATCCGTCGTTTCCGGCGTCCATAGGTTGCCAGCCGGTAGGAAGGAAGGTAGTGTTCTGGAATCCTTCCGTGAATGGCAAAGTGAGACCGGAATTCGAAACAACCACTGTTGTGGTAGAAGTACTTGAGCCGTAAGAATTGGTTGCTGTGAGTGTGATGGTATACGTGCCTGCACTGGCGTAACTAACGGTTGGATTCTGCACCGTAGATGAAGAAGGTGATCCGCCGGGCATACTCCAACTCCAGCTGGTAGGACCATTTGTGCTATTGTCTGTCAACTGGATGGTTTGACCCGTACAAGCAGTAGTCGGACTTGCGGAGCAGGCCGCTACCGGTGGTGCGCTCAGCGTACTTGAAATACATGCCATGGCATTGTTCGCGTTGATCCTTCCTGCCCCAAGCATTCCTATGTAACTTGGATTCTGTGCATTAATGTTGTCACATGTACTCGTAAGGCAATTTATTAACGCAGTTTTAGATATCGTCGGATTCAGCGATTTCATCAGTCCCAGCAATCCGGCTACAATAGGTGTAGCCATGGATGTTCCGGACATGGAAACATACGTGTTATTCGGAATAGTACTATAAATGCTGCTACCGGGAGCACTCACGTCTACCCAGGCTCCATAATTTGAAAAACTGGATTTTGCATCAGTGCTTGTTGTAGAAGCAACAGCGATAACGTTTGTATAAGCGGCCGGATAGTGGTTTTGATTCACCCCGCTGTTACCGGCGGCAGCAACGATCACGCAACCGGCATTCCAGGCGGCGTTGATTACATTCTGCGCACTTTGGGAAGAGGAAGTACCTCCCCAGGAGAGAGAAATAACATCAGCACCAATAGAAGCAGCATAAGATATTCCGGTGTAACCTGCAGTAACAGAAGTGGGACTGTCTGCATCCCCGGTTGCTTTTACCGCAACAATTTTAGTGCTCCAGCCAATGGCTGCAATACCGGTTCCGTTATTGGTGGTTGCAGAAGCGGCTCCGGAGCAATGTGTGCCATGATCAAAAGAAGTATTGGGAGGGTTCGGGTTATTATCGTTATCTGCTACATCATATCCGTTGATGTCGTCAATGTAACCATTGCCATCGTCGTCCACGCCGTTATTTGCAATTTCACCCGGATTAACCCAGATGTTGGCGCTGAGATCGGTATGGGTACGCTGAACGGCATTATCCACAATGGCTACTTTACGGGTAGAGCCGGCAGAAAAATAATTCCATGCCCCTGCAGCATTGATCTTGGTCAGGTGCCACAGATTGCTGGGATAGGAAGGATCATTCGGAGTCAGATCAATCTTATCATAGGGAACCAGTTCGGCATATTCAATCTCAGGCAATGCATTGATGATCTCCACGATCATTTTAGCATTATAGATGTCTGTAAAATGAATCTCGTAGGTTCGTTGCAGCTTTCCGTCGTTCTTAAGCGCGAAGAAAGGCTTCATTAACTTTGTGATCTGGAAATTTTTCGTCACTTTGGCTACGAAAGGAAGCTGATCCATGGGAATGCTCCATGGATTCTCGCCTTTGGTTTTCATCACCGGATGCGAATCCTTCAGTTTAAA
This genomic window from Bacteroidia bacterium contains:
- a CDS encoding PorP/SprF family type IX secretion system membrane protein, producing MRSTFFLLVTSFCLFPARYYAQDVHFSQYTFSSLQINPANTAVSKDLIATLQHKEQWRSVNAFRTSAGSFEMKFNQKRWTRIQKMTSTFKKKLVKGLAWGLQGFTDKAGDGGIKHTRVNSSLAYHVLLDPNNTLSAGFSGGFSQRSLTTDGLRWNSQYTNGVYNSSQLSGESISSGSLFFFDFGAGLLWNYGDAARYMTSNDHKHFSAGISVDHLNRPVCSFLGSGERLNRRWTATLGSVFGIPNSPYSLCPSVLFMQQGALKELTGGLLLKYKFREESKYTGNVKGAAVSLGCFYRNKDAVIPMILIELDAYSLGISYDTNISGLTSVTQGRGGFEISLRFSTPSPFLYQNVKSRI
- a CDS encoding MBL fold metallo-hydrolase, whose product is MKKHFRIHLFIVLFAFPLVLRPSSFELFVLGTAQDGGRPHTGCVKTCCTNVNERDYVVSLALADHVSKKWWLFEATPDIREQLELFQTLTEKKFNYLPDGIFITHAHIGHYTGLMQFGREVMNTKDLPVYVLPKMAQFLRTNGPWSQLDSLKNISITEMKEDSAISPVAGFRIKAWMVPHRDEFSETAGFSFCFDTTDVLFIPDIDKWEKWDQDIVKMVKEHDHALLDATFYDANELPGRDIKTIPHPLVSETMTLFKDESAATKAKVVFIHFNHTNLLLRDAKERAKVLKAGFRIAGQAGKIL
- a CDS encoding rhodanese-like domain-containing protein translates to MSFLTQLLGLGPKINFPGLMDRGAQIIDVRSPREFSNGHIKGSVNIPLQDLHSRIKKIRKDTPVITVCASGMRSAQAKGVLSAKGYEVYNGGGWASLEAKLTK
- a CDS encoding SpoIIE family protein phosphatase — protein: MSSLRSGLIVVLFILWETFSISAQHSIHIHRYTGADGFEPISQCITDNMGYTWMISVDRSSDRLIRFNGSTFKIYSKQTGSHWLSFVHAAWRANRDPLPIFKDSAGSVWMGSMNGVFKMVNGEPEKIFGRENGMPSDSVISMCLDKRGALWVFTYKGLGKFFPAAKNGKWEPVAPDFDINPSAIIDKEGYDPNNRNPVFNLELDESGRMWWGISYKEKSAYSKWWVCEDGKVDSVIIPMRFNIVKFLEKGIYISDFKNKSGFYDFKKGFSELPLPLYYLGDDDGGYHYFASIPETGPMELYATQQSGWYQLNKNNFFSLGKVSGGGDQSFFNSDVGPEVWIYDFTPASTFSYVLKNGHAFVQDSLYPGLELFNSLCYSAKPGVIWVQKMQKTEGKLVTFELNREKIIPPVPCNGLAPQGVSASDSSLFTLLENKHIEVFKYKNGEWKKTGLVNGQYVYIDDSGGVFDTDSARQFLRYYDPKGNLTNVNSTFRHFSASHGGIFFTEKNDTVYRHVKGNREIILKDLPGDIRMMQSAPDNAFYLLTTDEKIYYWSGHNRTIQEVSGLPDGIVTRFQDLGYTLFLVKNKTPFLVQHGTAVPLDTVRFPNLRAISYVAQDRNNRIFFLGKAGSPTFSEILLYTNGEIRVLHLNKPLSTENISLADVERGSNEIILCSGTSIYRYSNEYACFYLLGDVSEDIGFIWKAVVHQGQAFVGGWGPNLVTFDLDKIKPKFPTLHFTTLSLSGKEFPDSFPTQFPSGESFRISYLAIADFNQEAVRYQTRIPEIDSAWSTLTTNQDFDFISLPAGQYTFQVRAMDRSMVWSTPIQFKFTILPPWYFTWWAIAFFTAGGLLLVLGIVKWNGRRLEHANRQLNQKIQQATQEIRGQKDIIEHKNKEITDSILYAQRIQQALLASATLLEKNLPPHFILFLPKDIVSGDFYWALEKEGDFYLAVCDSTGHGVPGAFMSLLNITIMNEAIMEKDIRSPEEVFNYTRERLLSHLAADEVKDGMDGIMVRFSRSGKITYAAANNPPLLVTENGLQELEYDKIPVGRSEKLNPFRLYTINASGKSILYLFTDGYADQFGGEKGKKLKFRNFCTLLQETSSLTMTEQQLRLATYFEKWRGPLEQIDDVLVMGIQI
- a CDS encoding T9SS type A sorting domain-containing protein, yielding MRILLLLFIPSLLFSQSGSLISEDFTSYDGTSSTSPAGWYFNSHGNYTSTTYSGASGPNAYRLGIDQAEIISPAFQNADSLRFWLKGAGTDSLSYLVLLESSDSISWNVMDTILPIPLSATVVHFPIDNASKHLKFIYRKSVGNCSLDDLEIFAIPNNPLGKIIAYFNTPVDTILGFPPHALHVNQGLDDTLIAYINRSQSSLDIAVYNFNQSGNISSIVNAVNNAFARGVQIRWIYNGSSTNSGIALLNPAIQTLVSPTTSTYGLMHQKFMIIDALDIDPSKAFVWTGSMNWEDQQINTDHNNVIIVQDLQLAKAYTREFNQMWGGSGPIPDITRSRFGPTKFENNIHYFIIGGRVVELYFSPAVSVESPLIRTINSADNTLFFGVYAFTRIPVASAINNRVPAVGNYVLGIMDQFSVPYDADDTLNTVIPGQVLFHNASHLFHHKYLIIDPWDTLSDPTVITGSYNWTTAAETKNDENVLIIHDPFITIQFYESFHEDLEQLGIGIGWQESPADEFIRVFPNPATEMIYIESSSKLHTLKVLDLSGRAIMHLAGESTNFSIDISSLPPGIYILGISTEKGWQYNKITISR
- a CDS encoding S8 family serine peptidase; translated protein: MKKTGLLILSFVLCCGLALAQNAFPGYQDGKVWFKLKDSHPVMKTKGENPWSIPMDQLPFVAKVTKNFQITKLMKPFFALKNDGKLQRTYEIHFTDIYNAKMIVEIINALPEIEYAELVPYDKIDLTPNDPSYPSNLWHLTKINAAGAWNYFSAGSTRKVAIVDNAVQRTHTDLSANIWVNPGEIANNGVDDDGNGYIDDINGYDVADNDNNPNPPNTSFDHGTHCSGAASATTNNGTGIAAIGWSTKIVAVKATGDADSPTSVTAGYTGISYAASIGADVISLSWGGTSSSQSAQNVINAAWNAGCVIVAAAGNSGVNQNHYPAAYTNVIAVASTTSTDAKSSFSNYGAWVDVSAPGSSIYSTIPNNTYVSMSGTSMATPIVAGLLGLMKSLNPTISKTALINCLTSTCDNINAQNPSYIGMLGAGRINANNAMACISSTLSAPPVAACSASPTTACTGQTIQLTDNSTNGPTSWSWSMPGGSPSSSTVQNPTVSYASAGTYTITLTATNSYGSSTSTTTVVVSNSGLTLPFTEGFQNTTFLPTGWQPMDAGNDGLYWSRNATVGQASTASAMYDNYNLDANGTRDEMRTPKLNLTTLSACTLTFWVAYARYGLYQSVMYSDTLEVKVSTNCGQTWTQVYLKGGNTLSTNGQVDVQNAIFVPTSNQWRQETVILTPYVGNNVMVSFINRGRYGQAIYVDNINITGTLVGLDEYHFGDFNLYPNPNNGEFDVMFETGNTDDYTVEILNSIGQVIASEQLTSFSGQYNRHFNISEYGKGVYLLAIRNKENKMVKRLIVF